The region GCTATTATCGGAAAGCCAGGTGAAGACATTAGTGCAATATTAGCGAAGTACTCAGGTACAAAAACTGATTCTACTTCCTCAAAAAATTCCTCTGAGGTTGAGCAAAATACCATTCAAAACCCCTCTGCGCAAGGTAAAACCCATGTTTCTCAAACTCCAACGGATGACCGTATCAAAGCCTCTCCGCTAGCTAAAAAAATTGCCAGTGAAAAGGGGATACCTTTACATGAAATTGAAGGAACAGGTGATAACGGTAGAATAATTAAAAAAGATGTAGAAAATTATGCCCAGCAACAAAAACAGCAAATTACACAAACTTTACAAGTAACTTCTGTTACTCCTTCTGTGCCCGTTACGCAGGGAGCATACACTGACACTCATGTCAGTCAAATGCGAAAAACTATTGCTCGGCGTTTGAGTGAAAGCTTATACAGCGCTCCGCACTTTTTCCTCACTATTGAGATTAACATGGATAATATCATAGAACTTCGTAAGCAAGTTAATGCTATATCCGATGTTAAAACATCTTTTAATGATTGGGTGGTAAAAGCAGTTTCTATGGCACTACGAAAACACCCTAAAATTAATGCCTCTTGGCTAGGGGATAAAATCAGAACGTATCATTACATCAATATCGGGGTTGCGGTAGCGGTAGAAGAAGGATTATTAGTTCCTGTTATTCGTAATGCTGACCAAAAAACCATTACTCAAATTAGCACAGAAACGAAGCAATTAGCAGAAAAAGCTAAAAATAAAGAACTTCAGCCCGCGGATTGGGAAGGTAATACGTTCACTATCTCTAATTTAGGCATGTATGGGATTGATGAATTTACGGCTATTATCAATCCTCCTGATGCGTGTATTTTAGCCGTGGGCGGAATAAAAGAAGTACCTATTGTCAAAAATGGTCAGGTAGGGATTGGTAATATCATGAAAGTAACGCTTTCCTGCGACCATAGAATAGTTGATGGTGCTATGGGTGCAGCTTTCTTACAAACTCTTAAAGCCTTGTTAGAAGAACCTTTCAAAATCTTGATATAAGGTTGAATTTATTTTTATTATTTTGGGCGTGTCCCTTCGCTGCGCTTCGGGTCGGCGTGCTACGGGCTACGCTGACGCTTCGGTGCTACGCTGCGCTCCGCACTGCTGACGCACCCTCCGCATGCCTCACGCACGCTGCCTTTTGACGCTTTGCCTTATTTTATACACGTCCCTGCTTTACCTTGTTTGATATTGATTTTCAATGGCTTACAAGGTAAAAAATTTTTACTTCGTTTCAAATTTTGTTACTTTACCTTGTTTTAGCTTGATTTTCAAGCATGTACAAGGTTAAACCTTGAATACATGGACTTCTTATAGCCCCTTAACCTTGGATAACTTAATTTTTACCTTTTTTTGAATTCATTTTCAGATACTTACAAGGTAAAGATTTGATAGATAAGTTTAGCATACTTACTGCGTTTTCTGCGTGAGGCATGCGGAGGGCGTGCGTCAGCACGGTGCGAAGCCCCTCGCCCACGCTCAAACCCTTGCCCAGGGGGTGGGCGGGTGGGGCGTAGCACCGAAGCGATAGCGTAGCCCGTAGCACGCCGACCTTGCTTGCATGAGCGCAGCGAAACGCAAGCAAGGACACGCCCAAAAAAATTAAAACAAAAAATTTAACATCTATCCTTTCATAAAAACATATTTCAATCCTTTGAAAAATCTACTTATGCCTTTCTTAAATTTGGTAAAATCACTGCTACTAGCACAAAAACGGCACTTACTAATTTAAGCCAATGCGGCAATATACCTAACGTAAGCGAAAAACTAATAATTCCTTGAAATATCAAACAACCTATTACAGCAAAAAGAATACTATAAACTATTTTGTTTAATCGCAATAAATGTTGAACAGCATCTCCCAGCATTAAGCCTGCTAAACCAGAAAGCATAACCCCTATGCCCATGTTAATATCCGAAAAGCCTTGATACTGTGCCATTAAACTGCCTGATAAAGCAATTACTGCATTAGAGATGACCAAACCTATAATCTTTAACC is a window of Bacteroidia bacterium DNA encoding:
- a CDS encoding pyruvate dehydrogenase complex dihydrolipoamide acetyltransferase, which encodes MAEVIEMPKLSDTMTEGVIAAWHKNVGDTVKAGDLLAEIETDKATMELESYFDGVLLYQGIEVGKPVPIGTLMAIIGKPGEDISAILAKYSGTKTDSTSSKNSSEVEQNTIQNPSAQGKTHVSQTPTDDRIKASPLAKKIASEKGIPLHEIEGTGDNGRIIKKDVENYAQQQKQQITQTLQVTSVTPSVPVTQGAYTDTHVSQMRKTIARRLSESLYSAPHFFLTIEINMDNIIELRKQVNAISDVKTSFNDWVVKAVSMALRKHPKINASWLGDKIRTYHYINIGVAVAVEEGLLVPVIRNADQKTITQISTETKQLAEKAKNKELQPADWEGNTFTISNLGMYGIDEFTAIINPPDACILAVGGIKEVPIVKNGQVGIGNIMKVTLSCDHRIVDGAMGAAFLQTLKALLEEPFKILI